The Besnoitia besnoiti strain Bb-Ger1 chromosome IV, whole genome shotgun sequence genome contains a region encoding:
- a CDS encoding putative transcription factor IIB (encoded by transcript BESB_055720) codes for MFQNAFQSGFISILYSIGSKPLQVWDKHVRNGHIKRLTDKDIQSCVLEVMGTNVSTTYIVCPADPEQTLGIKLPILVMILKNMKKYFTFEVQILDDQNIRRRFRASNYQSTTRVKPFVCTMPMRLDEGWNQIQFNLADFTRRAYGTNYVETLRVQIHANCRIRRIYFSDRLYGEEELPAEFKLFMPSQKSQ; via the exons ATGTTTCAGAACGCCTTTCAGTCGGGGTTCATCTCCATTCTGTACAGCATTGG CTCCAAGCCTTTGCAGGTATGGGATAAGCACGTCCGCAACGGACATATCAAGCGCCTCACAGACAAGGACATTCAAAGCTGCGTGCTGGAGGTGATGGGCACGAATGTGTCCACGACCTACATCGTCTGCCCAGCTGACCCCGAGCAAACCCTCGGCATCAAACTGCCAATCCTCGTTATGATTCTCAAAAAC ATGAAAAAGTACTTCACTTTCGAGGTTCAGATTCTCGATGACCAAAACATTCGACGCCGCTTTCGAGCCTCCAACTACCAG agTACTACTCGCGTGAAGCCGTTTGTCTGCACCATGCCGATGCGCCTGGACGAAGGCTGGAACCAAATCCAGTTTAACCTCGCGGACTTCACTCGTCGGGCCTACGGGACGAACTACGTGGAGACGCTGCGCGTGCAGATACATGCAAACTGCAGAATTCGCCGAATTTACTTCAGCGACCGCCTGTATGGGGAGGAAGAGCTGCCTGCCGAGTTCAAGCTCTTCATGCCCTCGCAGAAGTCGCAGTAG